The genomic stretch CAGAAGATTGAACTCCGGGCTTTGATTCAGCAAAAACGCATGGAGGATGCCGAGAAATTGTTGAAACAGATGAACGGGGTCAAGGAGGATAGCGAGTTTGTATTGTTACGTGCGCTATGTGAACTTGCGGCAGGACGCCGGGCTACAGCCACAGAAATGGCTCAAAAGGCGATAGAACTGGACCCGAAGAACAGGGAGGCGATTGAATTACAGCGTTTCTTGTCGAAAGAAATGGAGATTCGGAAATAAAACGATTATAAATGAAAAAGATATGTGTCATCATCCCGTGTTATAACGAGGCGCAACGTTTGGAGTTGGAGGTCTTCCGGGAATTCGTGGGTAGAGAAGAACGTTTTGATTTTTGTTTCGTGAACGATGGTAGTCAGGATAATACATCCGAGGTTTTACGGCGGGCCGTGGAGTTGGAACCGGGGCGTTTCTTGCTGGTAGACAACACGGACAACCGGGGAAAGGCGGAGGCCGTCAGGAGTGGGATGTTGTATGTCAGTTCCTTGAATCGTTACAATATCGTGGGGTATCTGGATGCCGATTTGGCCACGCCATTGGAGGACCTGTATTTGCTGGCAGAGGTGATGGACAGGAAACCGGGAGTGTGCATGACGATGGGGGCCCGTCTGAAACGCTTGGGGGCCAACGTGCAAAGGAAAGCGTATCGCCATTATTTGGGGCGGGGCTTTGCGACGTTAGTTTCGATGTTATATCAACTTCCCGTGTACGATTCTCAATGTGGGGCTAAGCTTTTGAAAAGTGAGTTAATACCTGTTGGATTTAGCGAGGAATTTCGTTCCAGTTGGCTTTTCGACGTGGAACTAATCTTACGAATCCGGGAAAAATACGCTGATTATGACCGGATTATTCATGAAGTTCCCTTGAATACATGGGTGGAGAAGGGGGATAGCCGTATCAAGTTCAAGCATTTACTGAAGATGCCCAAGGAATTGTTTAACATTTATTGTCGTTACATGGGACGTGAATAAGGGCGTGTGTTCCGGGTTATTCTAAGCTTAATATTCCGAATAAGTTACCATGTACTTGCGTCGCTGTCTCGTTAGTAAGTTACCGATAAGTTACCGATAAGTTGCCGATAAGTTATCGAGCGGGAGTGGTAACTTGTCCCAGTGTTCGTGTTGATGAATAGTTGGATTACGCCCGAGTTACAGGCAGAACACCGGAGAATGTGTCTGCCAGTAGACTTGAATAATGTTTCTATTGTAAATATTCCGGATGTCGTTTCAACCACACGGCCGCATACGAGCAAGTGCCTTCCGGTTTGAGGTGATTGGCTTTCGCGTAGTCATAAGCGGCTTCCGTGAGTGCGCTAGCGATTCCTCTCCCTTCTAAAGCCGGGGGAACGAACGTGTGAATGATGTCGAGACTATTGTCCGTTAACCTGTATTCTGCGTAAGCCTTCATGTTTTCCAGCTCGATTTCGAAACGTTGCCGGGTGGGGTAATGTGTCACTTTGTAATTCATAGTTTTTGTTTTTTGATGTAACGAAGATAAGCAATAAAATGTTTTGTATCGTTTTTTCGATTATATTTGAGGAAGAAAGAGTATAAATTTAAATGATGGAATTATGATAGAGGCACCTGAAGCGCTTTGTTTGTCGGAACAGTTGAACGGGGTTATCAAAGGAAAGGTCGTGATGGATGTTATACCTTGCTACACCTCGCATAAATTTGCCTTTTTCAACGGGGACCCGGAAAAATACCCGGGGATGTTACTCGGTAAAATGGTGGATGGGGCTTGTGCTTACGGGGGAATGGTGCAAATAAACGTGAGGGATGCCAAGGTGGTGTTTAGCGACGGGGTAAACCTCCGTTATTACGAACCCGAGGCGAAGTTACCGAACAAACACCAGTTACTGATCGGGTTTGAAGATCAGAGTTGCATTATCGTTTCCGTGAGGATGTATGGTGCCGTGTGGTGTTTCGTGGGGGATTCTTTCGAAGGTGGTTTGATGTCATATTACGGAGGGGCAAAAAATAAACCGCAGGTGTTGTCGGATGCTTTTGACAAGGCGTATTTCATGTCCTTGATTAATGACGAAGGGGTACAGAAAAAGAGTGCCAAGGCGTTTCTTGCCACGGATCAGATGATTCCCGGTTTGGGAAATGGCGTGTTGCAAGATATTCTGTATCTGGCTCGGGTACATCCGAAGACGAAGATTGCGGTTCTTTCGCAGGCGAAAAGGGAAGAGCTTTTCGGGTGTGTGAAGAAGGTTTTGCGGGAGATATACCGACTGGGAGGACGTTGTTCCGAGAAGGATTTGTTTGATCAAAAAGGGGGGTACGTTCCTTACTTGTCTAAGGATACAGTGGGGAGCCATTGTGTGTACTGCGGGGATTATATATTAAAAGAGAATTATTTGGGGGGTAGTATTTACTATTGCAACACTTGTCAGCAAGAAGAAAGATAGAATAAAAAATCCCGGATTAAACTCCGGGATTTTTTGATATTATCTGTTATGATCTTTTAATATCACGTCGTGGGCACCGCCTTCCACGATACTGGTTGAAGAAACCAGGGTGATTTTAGCATTCTTTTGTAATTCAAAGATAGATGTTGCTCCGCAGCTACACATCGTGGAGCGGATTTTACCGATGGTTACATCCAAGTTGTCTTTTAATTTTCCGGCGTATGGAACGTAGCTATCCACGCCTTCCTCG from Butyricimonas virosa encodes the following:
- a CDS encoding formamidopyrimidine-DNA glycosylase — its product is MIEAPEALCLSEQLNGVIKGKVVMDVIPCYTSHKFAFFNGDPEKYPGMLLGKMVDGACAYGGMVQINVRDAKVVFSDGVNLRYYEPEAKLPNKHQLLIGFEDQSCIIVSVRMYGAVWCFVGDSFEGGLMSYYGGAKNKPQVLSDAFDKAYFMSLINDEGVQKKSAKAFLATDQMIPGLGNGVLQDILYLARVHPKTKIAVLSQAKREELFGCVKKVLREIYRLGGRCSEKDLFDQKGGYVPYLSKDTVGSHCVYCGDYILKENYLGGSIYYCNTCQQEER
- a CDS encoding glycosyltransferase, which codes for MKKICVIIPCYNEAQRLELEVFREFVGREERFDFCFVNDGSQDNTSEVLRRAVELEPGRFLLVDNTDNRGKAEAVRSGMLYVSSLNRYNIVGYLDADLATPLEDLYLLAEVMDRKPGVCMTMGARLKRLGANVQRKAYRHYLGRGFATLVSMLYQLPVYDSQCGAKLLKSELIPVGFSEEFRSSWLFDVELILRIREKYADYDRIIHEVPLNTWVEKGDSRIKFKHLLKMPKELFNIYCRYMGRE
- a CDS encoding GNAT family N-acetyltransferase; translation: MNYKVTHYPTRQRFEIELENMKAYAEYRLTDNSLDIIHTFVPPALEGRGIASALTEAAYDYAKANHLKPEGTCSYAAVWLKRHPEYLQ